Proteins from a single region of Procambarus clarkii isolate CNS0578487 chromosome 32, FALCON_Pclarkii_2.0, whole genome shotgun sequence:
- the LOC138370390 gene encoding seminal vesicle major clotting proteins-like produces MVCGEAMAVGVAMSGDDVMAAGDDMAGGVAKSGGDDMAGDDDMANGDDMAGGVAKSGGDAMSGGDAMSGGDDMDGDDALASREAIAGRDAITGGDAMSGGDAMSGGDDMHGDDALAGREAIAGRDAITGGDAMAGGDAMAGGDAMAGGDAMVDEI; encoded by the exons ATGGTATGTGGCGAGGCCATGGCTGTTGGGGTCGCAATGTCTGGTGATGATGTTATGGCTGCTGGCGACGACATGGCAGGTGGTGTCGCCAAGTCTGGTGGTGAcgacatggctggtgatgacgacaTGGCTAATGGTGACGACATGGCAGGTGGTGTCGCCAagtctggtggtgacgccatgtctggtggtgacgccatgtctGGTGGTGACGACATGGATGGTGATGACGCCTTGGCTAGTCGTGAGGCCATAGCAGGTCGTGATGCCAttactggtggtgacgccatgtctggtggtgacgccatgtctGGTGGTGACGACATGCATGGTGATGACGCCTTGGCTGGTCGTGAGGCCATAGCAGGTCGTGATGCCAttactggtggtgacgccatggctggtggtgacgccatggcaggtggtgacgccatggctggtggtgacgccatg gtcgatgAGATCTAG
- the LOC123749869 gene encoding seminal vesicle major clotting proteins-like: MAGDDTIPGGDTMAGGDTMAGGDTMAGDDAMAGGADMAGGDEMANGDAIAGGDAIVGDDAMEGDDTIAGGDTMAGDVAMSDGDFIAGGDAMAGGDAIKGDDAMVLLLLHGDWCDDAMAGDDSMAGGDAKAECESMVPGDDMAGGDALDGGEAIAGGETMAGGEESPLNSLY, encoded by the coding sequence atggctggtgatgacaccatacctggtggtgacaccatggcaggtggtgacaccatggctggtggtgacaccatggctggtgatgacgcaaTGGCTGGAGGTGCtgacatggctggtggtgacgaaaTGGCTAATGGTGACGCAatagctggtggtgacgccattgttGGTGATGATGCCATGGAAGGTGATGACACCATTGCTGGTGGAGACACAATGGCTGGTGATGTCGCCATGTCTGATGGTGACTtcattgctggtggtgatgctatggctggtggtgacgccattaaGGGTGATGACGCCATGGTCTTACTACTACTCCACGGAGACTGGTGTGACGATGCTATGGCTGGTGATGActctatggctggtggtgacgctaaGGCTGAATGTGAATCCATGGTTCCTGGTGAcgacatggctggtggtgacgccttgGATGGTGGTGAGGCCATAGCAGGTGGAGagaccatggctggtggtgaagaATCTCCTCTCAACTCCTTATATTAA